A genomic region of Exiguobacterium oxidotolerans JCM 12280 contains the following coding sequences:
- a CDS encoding chemotaxis protein CheW, giving the protein MEQKWVVFQLEQNAYGIDVQSVRSIERVIPITRIPNAAPYVKGVINLRGVVTPVIDLRTRLGFEEIEGTEETRIIIATLEHGDAGFIVDRANEVVEAIDVRIEPLTDQKQEETNYLTAIAKGEDQLFSLLEPNRLFEDIVHA; this is encoded by the coding sequence ATGGAACAAAAATGGGTCGTTTTTCAACTGGAACAAAATGCTTACGGGATTGATGTTCAATCTGTCCGCTCCATCGAACGCGTGATTCCGATTACACGAATCCCGAACGCTGCACCTTACGTAAAAGGCGTCATCAATTTGCGCGGGGTCGTGACACCGGTGATTGACTTACGGACACGTCTTGGTTTTGAGGAAATCGAAGGAACGGAAGAAACACGAATCATCATCGCGACGCTCGAACATGGAGATGCCGGGTTCATCGTCGATCGGGCGAACGAAGTCGTCGAAGCAATCGATGTCCGGATTGAACCGTTGACTGATCAAAAACAAGAAGAAACCAATTATTTGACAGCAATCGCTAAAGGGGAAGATCAATTGTTCTCCTTACTTGAGCCGAACCGTTTATTCGAGGACATCGTTCATGCTTAA
- a CDS encoding MinD/ParA family protein: protein MRDDQARVLRSKVSVKETKTIAIVSGKGGVGKTNVAVNLGVALSLQEKRVLIIDLDIGMANVGVLLGKSSKTSLMDCVKRRESLADAVVEVSPTLHFIHGGSGFTELTNLTDPDVAFMMKEFRFFYEYDFVILDLGAGATHQTFDFISSADEAWLVVTPEPTSIMDGYAFVKLSHHHATELPIGVIVNRAMNGEEALETFDRLELVSKQFLNKPLRFAGFLPDDPTVVRAVKAQKPFYLFDRTSDVSWRLDHITTALTGLRVQERKFLDRLVSRLKNRNNRVR, encoded by the coding sequence ATGCGAGATGATCAAGCGCGTGTCTTACGTTCAAAAGTGTCAGTCAAAGAAACAAAAACGATTGCGATCGTCAGTGGTAAAGGGGGCGTTGGAAAAACGAACGTCGCCGTAAACCTGGGTGTCGCCTTATCGCTTCAAGAAAAACGTGTCCTCATCATCGATCTTGATATCGGGATGGCGAACGTCGGGGTGCTGTTAGGAAAATCATCGAAGACGTCGCTCATGGATTGTGTCAAGCGTCGTGAATCCTTGGCAGATGCAGTGGTTGAAGTTTCACCAACCTTACATTTCATCCATGGTGGAAGTGGTTTTACTGAATTAACGAATTTAACGGATCCGGATGTTGCGTTCATGATGAAAGAATTTCGTTTTTTCTATGAATACGACTTTGTCATCCTCGACCTGGGTGCTGGAGCAACACACCAAACATTCGATTTCATTAGTAGTGCCGATGAAGCCTGGCTCGTTGTTACACCAGAGCCAACATCGATCATGGATGGTTATGCGTTCGTTAAATTGTCGCACCATCATGCAACGGAGTTACCGATCGGTGTCATCGTCAATCGTGCGATGAACGGTGAAGAGGCACTCGAAACATTTGATCGTCTCGAACTTGTCAGTAAACAATTTTTGAACAAACCTTTACGATTCGCTGGGTTTTTACCAGATGACCCAACAGTCGTCAGAGCCGTCAAAGCACAAAAACCGTTCTATCTTTTTGATCGGACGAGTGATGTTAGCTGGCGACTCGATCATATTACCACCGCATTAACAGGTCTTCGCGTGCAGGAACGGAAATTTTTAGATCGATTGGTAAGTCGCTTGAAAAATCGAAACAATCGTGTGCGCTAA